A window of the Rhodoferax sp. GW822-FHT02A01 genome harbors these coding sequences:
- the glgX gene encoding glycogen debranching protein GlgX: MTLQHGHFRTLGATLQSNGVNFALAAPNATAVDLCLFDAAGLVETARLPMPAQTDGIWHGFLPDARAGLVYGWRVHGPWQPQVGHRFNPAKVLLDPYAREVVGSYQGQDIHLGHDAQHPGQPDPRDNARDALKARVVEDLPSPRPGAQVDPARRVIYELHIKGFTALHPEVPEPLRGTYAGLAHPAAIRHLKTLGITTVCLMPIAQRADEVRLLRMGLSNYWGYSPIAWSAPETRYWSGTEGSSPRTEFCTLVDALHQAGLEVILDVVYNHTGETDEFGPTLSLRGIDNACYYHLRPDNPAQYMNWTGCGNCVNLNQPLVLRTVMDSLRLWVQEFGVDGFRFDLAPVLARSERETDYRFARHAPFLMAVAQDPVLCDRLMVAEPWDIGPGGYQLGAYPAGWLEWNDRFRDTQRAFWLCEQEHLGALALRLAGSSDAFHPQRRSAHSSVNFVTAHDGFTLTDLVSYNERHNEANGEHNRDGHGHNLSNNFGMEGPTDDPAIRELRLRHKRTLLAATVLSLGTPMLLAGDDIGHSQQGNNNAYCQDNPTTWLHWDQADTALFGFVAHLLQARKQRHLLQSRAWWQADETRHAVIARWTTPLAMPLNHDQWNDRHHRALALHLYAGQGHSRTGASHADCLLLINASSEAVEFHLPEGQWLRHIDTGNGEHMDRPLSPRETVPAGSLWLASTQPLFTPSFQT; encoded by the coding sequence ATGACGCTACAACATGGACACTTCCGCACGTTGGGCGCCACACTGCAATCAAACGGTGTGAACTTTGCGCTGGCCGCGCCCAACGCCACCGCCGTCGATCTCTGCCTGTTTGATGCTGCGGGTCTGGTGGAGACGGCCCGCCTGCCCATGCCCGCGCAAACCGATGGCATCTGGCACGGCTTCCTGCCGGACGCCCGGGCCGGACTGGTCTATGGCTGGCGTGTGCACGGCCCCTGGCAACCGCAGGTGGGTCACCGCTTCAATCCGGCCAAGGTGTTGCTGGACCCGTATGCCCGCGAAGTCGTTGGCAGCTACCAGGGGCAGGACATCCATCTGGGGCATGACGCCCAGCACCCGGGCCAACCCGATCCAAGGGACAACGCCCGTGACGCCCTCAAGGCCCGCGTGGTGGAAGACCTGCCGTCGCCAAGACCCGGCGCGCAAGTCGACCCGGCACGGCGGGTGATCTATGAGTTGCACATCAAGGGCTTTACCGCGCTGCATCCGGAGGTCCCAGAGCCGCTGCGAGGCACCTACGCGGGTCTGGCCCATCCGGCCGCCATCCGTCACCTGAAGACACTGGGCATCACCACCGTCTGCCTGATGCCCATCGCGCAGCGCGCCGACGAAGTCCGTCTGCTGCGCATGGGGCTGTCCAACTACTGGGGCTACAGCCCGATCGCCTGGAGCGCACCTGAAACACGGTACTGGAGCGGCACCGAAGGCAGCAGCCCGCGCACCGAGTTCTGCACCTTGGTGGATGCACTACACCAGGCGGGGCTGGAAGTGATTCTGGATGTGGTCTACAACCACACAGGCGAAACCGATGAGTTCGGCCCCACCCTGAGCCTGCGCGGCATCGACAACGCCTGCTATTACCACCTGCGCCCGGACAATCCCGCGCAGTACATGAACTGGACCGGCTGCGGCAACTGCGTCAACCTCAACCAGCCACTGGTGCTGCGCACCGTGATGGACAGCCTGCGCCTGTGGGTGCAGGAGTTTGGCGTGGATGGCTTCCGCTTTGACCTGGCGCCGGTGTTGGCACGCAGTGAGCGCGAAACCGATTACCGCTTTGCCCGCCATGCCCCGTTCCTGATGGCGGTAGCGCAGGACCCGGTGCTGTGCGATCGGCTGATGGTGGCCGAACCCTGGGACATAGGCCCGGGCGGCTACCAGCTGGGCGCCTATCCGGCGGGCTGGCTGGAGTGGAACGACCGCTTCCGCGACACCCAGCGTGCCTTCTGGCTGTGCGAGCAGGAGCACCTGGGTGCCCTGGCACTGCGGCTGGCTGGCTCCAGCGATGCATTCCATCCACAGCGGCGCAGCGCCCACAGCAGCGTCAACTTCGTGACGGCGCACGACGGCTTCACCCTGACCGACCTGGTGAGCTACAACGAGCGTCACAACGAAGCCAATGGCGAACACAACCGGGATGGCCATGGCCACAACCTGAGCAACAACTTCGGCATGGAAGGGCCCACGGACGACCCCGCCATCCGCGAACTGCGCCTGCGCCACAAACGAACCTTGCTTGCGGCCACGGTGTTGTCACTGGGTACGCCCATGCTGCTGGCCGGCGACGATATAGGCCATAGCCAGCAGGGCAACAACAATGCCTACTGCCAGGACAACCCGACCACCTGGCTGCACTGGGACCAGGCCGACACTGCGCTGTTCGGCTTTGTGGCACACCTATTGCAAGCGCGCAAGCAGAGACATCTGCTGCAAAGCCGCGCGTGGTGGCAGGCCGACGAGACCCGCCACGCCGTGATTGCACGCTGGACCACGCCCCTTGCCATGCCGCTCAACCACGATCAATGGAATGACCGCCACCACCGCGCGCTGGCCCTGCATCTGTATGCGGGCCAGGGCCACTCGCGCACAGGCGCGTCGCATGCCGACTGCCTGCTGCTGATCAATGCATCGAGCGAAGCCGTGGAGTTCCATTTGCCTGAAGGACAGTGGCTGCGCCACATCGACACCGGCAACGGCGAACACATGGACCGTCCACTGAGTCCGCGCGAAACAGTGCCGGCGGGCAGCCTCTGGCTGGCCAGCACGCAGCCCCTGTTTACACCCTCGTTTCAAACCTGA
- the glgB gene encoding 1,4-alpha-glucan branching protein GlgB — translation MLTANDISALMRADHGDAFSVLGMHEHDGAVWVNAIMPGADSVVVLDRQSGTPRATLQRITGTEVFSGAIPQAKERFEYQFQVDWKPAPDRTTALTQVLEDAYRFPFVLQEMDVWLLGEGSHQRPFEALGAHLTQMLGVDGVRFAVWAPNAKRVSVVGRFNQWDGRRHPMRLRRECGVWEIFIPGLAQGDLYKFEILGADGGIALKADPYAFLSQMRPDNASVVYPLLPRRPMREDRAQANQFEKPMSIYEVHLGSWRKADGWRWLNYRELAQTLVPYAKEMGFTHLELLPVSEHPFDGSWGYQPLGLFAPTARFGTPEEFRDFVDAAHDAGLGVILDWVPAHFPSDAHGLANFDGTHLYEYADPREGFHQDWNTLIYNFGRTEVRNYLVGNALYWLERFGIDGLRVDAVASMLYRDYSRAEGQWIPNKHGGRENLEAMEFLRRMNFIVGTERPGAITLAEESTAFPGVSRPPSPDLQSGGLGFHYKWNMGWMHDALQYAAYDPVYRKHHQNKLTFGLMYAFTENFVLPLSHDEVVHGKKSLLGKMPGDPWQQFANLRALYGFMWGYPGKKLLFMGCELAQPTEWSDTGSLPWHLETEPTHNGVQRLVRDLNRVYQAYPALHQQDVKPGGFEWISHDDAAQSIVSFTRWGEDGSCAVVVCNFTPVPRYDYRLGVPRGGEWTERINSDQTVYGGSGITNNALYSEQVSAHNLPQSIVMTLPPLATLILTPT, via the coding sequence ATGCTCACCGCAAACGACATCTCAGCCCTGATGCGCGCCGACCATGGCGACGCCTTCAGCGTCCTTGGCATGCACGAGCACGACGGCGCCGTCTGGGTCAATGCCATCATGCCCGGCGCCGACAGCGTGGTCGTGCTGGACCGCCAAAGCGGTACGCCCCGCGCCACGCTGCAGCGGATCACGGGCACCGAGGTTTTCAGCGGCGCCATCCCCCAGGCCAAGGAGCGCTTTGAATACCAGTTCCAGGTGGACTGGAAACCAGCTCCCGACCGCACCACGGCTTTGACGCAGGTGCTGGAAGACGCCTACCGCTTCCCCTTTGTGCTGCAGGAAATGGATGTCTGGCTGCTGGGCGAAGGCTCGCACCAGCGCCCTTTTGAAGCCCTGGGCGCGCACTTGACGCAGATGCTGGGCGTGGATGGCGTGCGCTTTGCCGTCTGGGCGCCCAATGCCAAACGGGTCTCCGTGGTAGGCCGCTTCAACCAGTGGGACGGCAGACGCCACCCCATGCGGCTGCGCCGGGAGTGTGGCGTGTGGGAGATCTTCATCCCAGGTCTGGCGCAGGGCGACCTCTACAAGTTCGAAATCCTGGGTGCCGACGGCGGCATCGCACTCAAGGCCGACCCCTACGCCTTTCTGTCACAGATGCGTCCCGACAATGCCAGCGTGGTCTACCCGCTGCTGCCGCGCCGCCCCATGCGCGAAGACCGCGCCCAGGCCAACCAGTTTGAAAAGCCCATGAGCATCTACGAGGTGCATCTGGGCTCCTGGCGCAAGGCCGACGGCTGGCGCTGGCTGAACTACCGCGAGCTCGCCCAGACCCTGGTTCCCTACGCCAAGGAGATGGGCTTCACCCACTTGGAATTGCTGCCAGTGAGCGAACACCCGTTTGACGGTTCCTGGGGCTACCAGCCATTGGGCCTGTTTGCGCCCACGGCGCGGTTTGGCACGCCCGAAGAGTTCCGCGACTTTGTCGATGCGGCGCACGATGCCGGCCTGGGCGTCATCCTGGATTGGGTGCCTGCGCACTTCCCCAGCGACGCCCACGGCTTGGCCAATTTTGACGGCACCCACCTGTACGAATACGCCGACCCGCGTGAGGGCTTCCACCAGGACTGGAACACGCTGATCTACAACTTCGGCCGCACCGAGGTACGCAACTACCTGGTGGGCAATGCGCTCTACTGGCTGGAGCGCTTTGGCATCGACGGCCTGCGCGTGGATGCGGTGGCCTCCATGCTGTACCGCGACTACAGCCGCGCCGAGGGCCAGTGGATTCCCAACAAGCACGGCGGGCGCGAGAACCTGGAAGCCATGGAATTCCTGCGCCGCATGAACTTCATTGTCGGCACCGAGCGGCCTGGCGCCATCACCCTGGCCGAAGAGTCCACCGCCTTCCCCGGCGTGAGCCGCCCACCCAGCCCGGACCTGCAAAGCGGCGGCCTGGGCTTTCACTACAAGTGGAACATGGGCTGGATGCACGACGCCCTGCAATACGCCGCCTACGACCCGGTCTACCGCAAGCACCATCAGAACAAGCTCACCTTCGGGCTGATGTACGCCTTCACCGAGAACTTCGTGCTACCGCTCTCGCACGACGAGGTGGTGCATGGCAAGAAATCCCTGCTGGGTAAGATGCCAGGCGACCCGTGGCAGCAGTTCGCCAACCTGCGCGCACTCTATGGCTTCATGTGGGGCTACCCGGGCAAGAAGCTGCTCTTCATGGGATGCGAACTGGCCCAACCCACCGAATGGTCGGACACTGGCAGTCTGCCCTGGCATCTGGAAACCGAGCCCACGCACAACGGTGTGCAACGCCTGGTGCGTGACCTCAACCGCGTCTACCAGGCCTATCCCGCCCTGCACCAGCAGGACGTCAAACCGGGTGGCTTTGAATGGATTTCGCATGACGATGCGGCGCAGAGCATTGTGTCATTCACCCGCTGGGGTGAGGACGGCAGTTGCGCGGTGGTGGTGTGCAACTTCACGCCAGTGCCGCGCTACGACTACCGCCTGGGTGTACCGCGCGGCGGCGAATGGACCGAGCGCATCAATTCCGACCAGACCGTGTACGGCGGCAGCGGCATCACCAACAATGCGCTGTACAGTGAGCAGGTCAGCGCACACAACCTGCCCCAATCCATTGTCATGACGCTTCCACCGTTGGCCACCCTGATCCTCACTCCCACCTGA
- the ruvC gene encoding crossover junction endodeoxyribonuclease RuvC: MRILGIDPGLRTTGFGVVDEHAGQLRYVASGTISTQHLDTRALPERLKILFDGIGEVVQRYQPDCSVVEIVFVNVNPQSTLLLGQARGALLTALVSQNLPVAEYTALQMKQAVAGHGRAQKSQIQEMVKRLLGLSGLPGTDAADALGLAITHAHAGKAMARLAAADGIGAGNALAGTTKNKASYRAGRSR, translated from the coding sequence ATGCGAATACTTGGCATAGACCCGGGCCTGCGCACCACCGGATTCGGCGTGGTGGATGAACACGCGGGGCAATTGCGCTATGTGGCCAGCGGCACCATCAGCACCCAGCACCTGGATACCAGGGCGTTGCCGGAGCGCCTGAAGATCCTGTTCGATGGCATTGGCGAAGTGGTGCAGCGCTACCAGCCGGACTGCTCGGTGGTGGAAATCGTATTCGTGAACGTCAACCCGCAATCCACCCTGCTGCTGGGCCAGGCACGCGGTGCACTGCTGACCGCCTTGGTTTCACAGAACCTGCCAGTGGCGGAATACACCGCCTTGCAGATGAAGCAGGCGGTGGCCGGACATGGCCGTGCCCAGAAGAGTCAGATTCAGGAAATGGTCAAGCGCCTGCTGGGCCTGAGTGGCCTGCCCGGCACCGACGCGGCCGATGCGTTGGGACTGGCCATTACCCATGCCCATGCCGGCAAGGCCATGGCCCGCCTGGCCGCCGCCGATGGCATAGGCGCGGGCAACGCTCTGGCGGGCACAACCAAGAACAAAGCCTCTTACCGGGCGGGGCGTAGCCGATGA
- a CDS encoding phosphatidate cytidylyltransferase: MYFYLKNLSPTQQIGALFVLVFGLLLAASITAFSFTIREFADETEAENRRAQLRSINGIIRTSWFMVVVFWLGWMMGNRVALTLFALVSFFALREFLTLSPTRRGDHRSLVLAFFVVLPVQYWLVAAEHFDMFAVFIPVFVFLALPVVSALANDPQHFLERNAKLQWGIMVCIYGMSHVPALLMLHFPGYDHRNAFMVFFLVMVVQVCMVTQHLMGRWLQRKPVAPAISTSFNWPSWWIGISVASVFGAALAGITPWVPGTAFAFSFIACLAGSLGHFVMKALKRDRGIPSWGKEGRAVTGAGGLLDRVDALCFAAPVFFHSARWYFDL; this comes from the coding sequence ATGTATTTCTACCTGAAGAACCTGTCCCCCACCCAGCAGATAGGCGCCCTGTTTGTGCTGGTATTCGGCCTGCTGCTGGCAGCGAGCATCACCGCGTTTTCGTTCACCATCCGCGAGTTTGCCGACGAGACCGAGGCCGAAAACCGGCGCGCGCAGCTGCGCAGCATCAACGGCATCATCCGCACCAGTTGGTTCATGGTGGTGGTGTTCTGGCTGGGCTGGATGATGGGCAATCGCGTGGCGCTCACGCTGTTTGCCCTGGTGTCCTTCTTTGCCCTGCGCGAGTTCCTGACGCTCTCGCCCACACGGCGCGGCGACCACCGCAGCCTAGTGCTGGCGTTTTTTGTCGTGCTCCCCGTCCAGTATTGGCTGGTGGCAGCGGAACACTTCGACATGTTTGCGGTCTTCATTCCGGTGTTCGTCTTTTTGGCGCTGCCGGTAGTCAGCGCGCTTGCCAATGATCCGCAGCATTTCCTGGAGCGCAATGCCAAGCTGCAGTGGGGCATCATGGTCTGCATCTATGGCATGAGCCATGTACCGGCGCTGCTGATGCTGCACTTTCCGGGCTACGACCACCGCAATGCCTTCATGGTGTTCTTTCTGGTCATGGTGGTGCAGGTCTGCATGGTGACCCAGCATCTGATGGGACGCTGGCTGCAACGCAAGCCTGTGGCGCCCGCCATCAGCACCAGCTTCAACTGGCCCAGCTGGTGGATCGGCATCAGCGTGGCCAGCGTGTTTGGTGCAGCGTTGGCAGGTATCACACCGTGGGTGCCGGGCACGGCCTTTGCGTTCTCTTTCATTGCCTGTCTGGCCGGCTCGCTGGGACACTTTGTGATGAAGGCGCTCAAGCGCGACCGCGGCATTCCGAGCTGGGGCAAGGAAGGCCGCGCCGTCACCGGCGCCGGTGGCTTGCTGGACCGGGTGGACGCCCTGTGCTTTGCGGCACCGGTATTCTTTCATTCGGCCCGCTGGTACTTTGATCTGTAG
- a CDS encoding lysophospholipid acyltransferase family protein encodes MLAKLMGYFLLGLVRLLTGSQARWYGCPPKAEQRIYFANHQSHADLVMIWAALPEELRHVTRAIAARDYWTKTPFRHWLTSAVFNVIYVSRERTADEDPLEPLIEALGRGDSIILFPEGTRGHQGLPQAFKAGLYNLAAKFPQAVLVPAWINNVQHVLPKGEVVPVPVLCSVTFGAPLHLEPGEDRRAFLDRARNAVIALRDV; translated from the coding sequence ATGCTGGCTAAGTTGATGGGCTATTTTTTGCTGGGCCTGGTTCGGTTGCTGACCGGCTCCCAGGCGCGCTGGTATGGATGTCCGCCCAAGGCCGAACAGCGCATCTACTTTGCCAACCACCAGAGCCATGCCGACCTGGTGATGATCTGGGCGGCGTTGCCCGAGGAACTGCGCCATGTGACCCGCGCCATTGCGGCGCGCGACTACTGGACCAAGACTCCCTTCAGGCATTGGCTGACCTCTGCCGTGTTCAATGTCATCTATGTGTCACGCGAGCGCACGGCGGACGAAGACCCGCTGGAGCCGCTGATCGAAGCGTTGGGCCGCGGCGACTCCATCATCCTGTTTCCAGAAGGAACGCGCGGCCACCAGGGATTGCCACAGGCCTTCAAGGCGGGCCTGTACAACCTGGCTGCCAAGTTTCCGCAAGCGGTACTGGTGCCCGCCTGGATCAACAACGTGCAGCACGTGCTCCCCAAGGGCGAAGTGGTGCCGGTGCCGGTGCTGTGCTCGGTCACCTTCGGTGCCCCCTTGCATCTGGAGCCTGGCGAGGATAGGCGAGCCTTCCTGGACCGCGCCCGCAATGCCGTGATCGCCCTGCGCGACGTCTGA
- the mtgA gene encoding monofunctional biosynthetic peptidoglycan transglycosylase has protein sequence MRAAGRWLGLVALCLLCLQIFFIGRIAVMVVVDPQSTAFQRSEAWRIAGTKGALPWAQTWVPYAQLSDNLKRAVIASEDDGFTSHDGVDWDALEKAWAKNSKAEQRAELKGSSKPPKVVGGSTISQQLAKNLFLSGERTLFRKAQEFVLTMALETLLGKQRILEIYLNSVEWGEGVFGAEAAAQHYFRKPASKLTAYEAARLVVMLPRPKYFEKMSNSAYLSGRASVITGRMADARLP, from the coding sequence ATGAGGGCGGCGGGACGTTGGCTGGGTCTGGTGGCCCTCTGTTTGCTGTGTCTGCAAATTTTCTTCATAGGCCGTATCGCCGTGATGGTGGTGGTGGACCCGCAATCCACCGCGTTCCAGCGCTCCGAAGCCTGGCGCATTGCCGGGACCAAGGGTGCCTTGCCCTGGGCCCAGACCTGGGTTCCGTACGCGCAACTGTCGGACAACCTCAAACGTGCAGTGATCGCATCCGAAGACGATGGCTTTACCAGCCACGATGGTGTGGACTGGGATGCGCTGGAAAAAGCCTGGGCCAAGAACAGCAAGGCCGAGCAGCGCGCCGAGCTCAAGGGCAGCAGCAAACCTCCCAAGGTGGTGGGCGGCTCCACCATCTCGCAGCAGTTGGCCAAGAACCTGTTCCTCTCGGGTGAGCGCACCCTGTTTCGCAAAGCCCAGGAATTCGTGCTCACCATGGCGCTGGAGACCCTGCTGGGCAAACAACGCATTCTGGAGATCTACCTCAACAGCGTGGAATGGGGCGAAGGCGTCTTTGGTGCCGAGGCCGCTGCCCAGCATTACTTCCGCAAGCCCGCTTCCAAACTCACAGCCTACGAGGCCGCCCGCCTGGTGGTGATGCTGCCGCGTCCCAAGTACTTCGAAAAGATGTCCAACTCCGCCTATCTGTCGGGCCGCGCCAGCGTCATCACGGGGCGCATGGCGGATGCCCGTCTGCCCTGA
- a CDS encoding TonB family protein, producing MILSKYSTLQLALGASLAVHGVLLSVRFVDPESFRRVFEDTPLEVILVNARTNEKSDKAKAIAQASLAGGGDAEKGRATSPLPPAPLTDTGETLEMVNASKLQSLQEQQSVLLSTVQEQIARLPQPEPKELSNKTEAQQREEKRKQLLNLLAEIERRINSENSRPKKRYISPSTREEVYAVYYDTLRRTIEDRGTENFPAFNGKKLYGELTMIVTVNFDGRVLGTEVVESSGSSLLDRRAAAIARAAGPFGPFTPAMRKQADQILVVSRFKFTRDETLQARVSSAP from the coding sequence GTGATTCTTTCCAAATACAGCACTTTGCAGTTGGCCCTGGGTGCATCGCTTGCGGTGCACGGGGTGCTGCTTTCGGTGCGATTTGTGGACCCGGAGTCGTTCCGACGGGTGTTTGAGGACACGCCGCTGGAAGTCATTCTGGTCAACGCCCGTACCAACGAGAAGAGTGACAAGGCCAAGGCCATCGCCCAAGCCAGCCTGGCCGGTGGCGGCGATGCCGAAAAAGGCCGCGCCACCAGCCCGCTGCCGCCAGCCCCTCTGACCGACACCGGCGAGACCCTGGAAATGGTCAATGCCAGCAAGCTGCAAAGCCTGCAGGAGCAGCAAAGCGTGCTGCTGTCCACGGTGCAGGAACAGATTGCCCGACTGCCCCAACCCGAACCCAAGGAACTGAGCAACAAGACCGAAGCGCAGCAGCGCGAGGAAAAGCGCAAGCAGCTGCTCAACCTGCTGGCCGAGATCGAACGGCGCATCAACAGTGAAAACTCGCGACCCAAGAAGCGCTATATCAGCCCTTCCACCCGCGAGGAAGTCTATGCCGTGTACTACGACACGCTGCGCCGCACGATCGAAGACCGCGGCACCGAAAACTTCCCGGCCTTCAACGGGAAGAAGCTCTATGGCGAACTGACCATGATTGTGACTGTCAACTTTGATGGCCGCGTACTCGGCACCGAAGTGGTGGAGAGCTCGGGCAGCAGCCTGCTGGACCGCCGCGCGGCTGCCATTGCGCGTGCTGCCGGGCCTTTTGGCCCCTTCACACCGGCCATGCGCAAGCAGGCCGACCAGATTCTGGTGGTATCGCGCTTCAAGTTCACCCGCGACGAAACCCTGCAAGCACGGGTCAGCTCGGCACCATGA
- a CDS encoding ribonuclease catalytic domain-containing protein translates to MFLLFEEAGKFMAGRVLSEAESSAQVELDSGKRVKVKAANMLIRFEKPAPAAFVQAAQKQAEGIELEMAWEFAPEEEFGFADLARDYFSANASIEQQAGMLFKLFEAPHYFRRAGKGRFKRAPADIIAQALAAIEKKRQIAEQITAWAGELGQGACPEPIREQLYKILFKPDKNAAEYKAVVEASRATHTAPLELLQKAGAIHSPYLFHWKRFLLENFPKGHGFPAVTAPAIADELPLAPVQAYSIDDSQTTEIDDALSLQGLGSGTVTVGIHIAAPGLAVLPGSPVDQLGRARLSTVYMPGYKITMLPDDVVQIYTLQEGRACPAVSLYVTLDEATLDIKSSETRLERVPIARNLRHDQLDAIVTEPWLLDPAFNHDSEPQSMTELRTELAFLYRMAKDLKAKREMVRGKPETFNRPDYNFRLVGNDGAEPTGEETVQISVRQRGAPLDLIVAEAMILANSTWGSWMAELGVPAIYRSQASLAPGVKVRMGTKALPHAGIGVKSYAWSTSPLRRYTDLVNQWQIIACARHGKTAALAAPFKPKDADLFSIISSFDAAYSAYNGYQGAMERFWTLRYVQLHGLTELTASLFKENMVRADELPLVLPVLGAQGLPRGAKLRIKLGEIDLITLDVHGTVLERLDTVVADETAQATEEDDEEVAGPIAIAVDVSDSAEGSNDNPA, encoded by the coding sequence ATGTTTTTATTGTTTGAAGAAGCCGGAAAGTTCATGGCCGGTCGGGTGCTGTCGGAGGCTGAGTCCTCTGCGCAGGTGGAGTTGGATAGTGGCAAACGGGTCAAGGTCAAGGCCGCCAACATGTTGATCCGGTTTGAAAAGCCCGCGCCGGCGGCCTTTGTGCAGGCCGCACAAAAACAGGCCGAAGGCATTGAGCTGGAAATGGCCTGGGAATTCGCGCCAGAAGAGGAATTTGGCTTCGCCGATCTGGCGCGCGACTACTTCTCGGCCAACGCCAGCATCGAGCAGCAGGCTGGAATGCTGTTCAAGCTGTTTGAGGCGCCGCACTACTTCCGCCGCGCCGGCAAGGGCCGCTTCAAGCGTGCGCCGGCCGACATCATTGCCCAGGCTCTGGCCGCCATCGAAAAGAAGCGGCAGATTGCCGAGCAGATCACCGCCTGGGCCGGCGAGCTGGGCCAGGGCGCTTGCCCGGAGCCCATCAGGGAGCAGCTCTACAAGATCCTGTTCAAGCCCGACAAGAACGCCGCCGAGTACAAGGCCGTGGTCGAGGCCTCGCGCGCCACGCATACCGCACCGCTGGAACTGCTGCAAAAGGCCGGCGCCATCCACTCGCCCTACCTCTTCCACTGGAAGCGCTTCCTGCTGGAGAACTTCCCCAAGGGCCATGGTTTTCCCGCCGTCACCGCGCCGGCCATTGCCGACGAGCTGCCGCTGGCCCCGGTACAGGCCTACTCAATCGACGACTCCCAAACTACCGAAATCGACGATGCCCTCTCCCTGCAAGGGCTGGGCAGCGGCACGGTCACCGTGGGCATCCACATCGCAGCGCCCGGCCTGGCTGTGCTGCCGGGCAGCCCGGTGGACCAATTGGGGCGTGCGCGCCTGTCCACGGTCTACATGCCGGGCTACAAGATCACCATGCTGCCCGACGATGTGGTGCAGATCTACACCTTGCAGGAGGGCCGTGCCTGCCCCGCCGTCTCGCTGTATGTGACGCTGGACGAAGCCACGCTGGACATCAAGAGCAGCGAAACCCGGCTGGAGCGCGTACCCATTGCCCGCAACCTGCGCCACGACCAGCTCGATGCCATCGTGACCGAGCCCTGGTTGCTGGACCCGGCGTTCAACCATGACAGTGAGCCGCAGTCGATGACGGAACTGCGTACGGAACTGGCCTTCCTCTACCGCATGGCCAAGGATCTCAAGGCCAAGCGCGAAATGGTGCGCGGCAAACCCGAAACCTTCAACCGCCCGGACTACAACTTCCGACTGGTGGGCAATGACGGCGCCGAACCCACCGGGGAAGAGACGGTGCAGATCAGTGTGCGCCAGCGTGGCGCGCCGCTGGACCTGATCGTGGCCGAGGCCATGATCCTGGCCAACAGCACCTGGGGCAGCTGGATGGCCGAGCTGGGCGTGCCCGCCATCTACCGCAGCCAGGCCTCGCTGGCGCCCGGCGTCAAGGTGCGCATGGGCACCAAGGCTTTGCCGCACGCGGGCATAGGCGTCAAGAGCTACGCCTGGAGCACATCGCCGCTGCGTCGCTATACCGACCTGGTCAACCAGTGGCAGATCATTGCCTGCGCGCGCCACGGCAAGACGGCTGCGCTGGCAGCACCGTTCAAGCCCAAGGATGCCGACCTGTTCTCCATCATCAGCAGTTTTGACGCGGCCTACAGCGCCTACAACGGCTACCAGGGCGCAATGGAGCGCTTCTGGACACTGCGCTATGTGCAGCTACACGGTCTGACCGAGCTGACCGCATCGCTGTTCAAGGAGAACATGGTGCGGGCCGACGAGCTTCCGCTGGTGCTGCCGGTGCTGGGTGCGCAAGGCTTGCCGCGCGGCGCCAAACTGCGCATCAAGCTGGGAGAAATCGACCTGATCACCCTGGACGTGCATGGCACCGTGCTGGAGCGGCTGGACACCGTGGTTGCCGATGAAACGGCGCAAGCCACCGAGGAAGACGACGAAGAAGTGGCCGGCCCGATCGCCATTGCGGTAGATGTGAGCGACAGCGCGGAAGGTTCTAACGATAATCCTGCCTAG
- a CDS encoding YqiA/YcfP family alpha/beta fold hydrolase, producing the protein MTTTHLLYLHGFRSSPQSAKAQQTFAAVQRLHPEIVWWCPQLPPSPHEAMEMVMQGIADWPLESMAVVGSSLGGFYATWIAERTGCRAVLLNPAVDPARDLAAYIGEQTHWHDPQESFYFQPEYVQELRDLVCGPLGRPRNYFCIIAKGDEVLDWREMHARYAACKVLLLEGGNHAISDYESHLPTVMAHITGD; encoded by the coding sequence ATGACCACCACCCACCTGCTATACCTGCACGGCTTTCGCTCCTCCCCACAATCGGCCAAGGCGCAGCAGACATTTGCTGCAGTACAAAGGCTCCACCCCGAGATCGTCTGGTGGTGCCCCCAGCTTCCCCCATCGCCGCACGAAGCCATGGAAATGGTCATGCAAGGCATCGCAGACTGGCCGCTGGAGAGCATGGCCGTCGTGGGATCATCCCTGGGCGGCTTCTATGCCACCTGGATTGCCGAGCGCACCGGCTGCCGAGCGGTGCTGCTCAATCCGGCGGTAGACCCGGCGCGGGACCTGGCCGCCTACATCGGCGAGCAGACGCACTGGCACGATCCACAGGAAAGCTTCTACTTCCAACCTGAGTACGTGCAGGAGTTGCGCGATCTGGTCTGCGGGCCGCTGGGCCGACCGCGCAACTACTTCTGCATCATTGCCAAGGGCGACGAGGTGCTGGACTGGCGCGAAATGCATGCGCGCTATGCAGCGTGCAAAGTGCTTCTGCTCGAAGGCGGCAACCACGCCATCTCCGACTATGAGAGCCACCTGCCCACGGTCATGGCCCATATCACCGGGGACTGA